The Watersipora subatra chromosome 1, tzWatSuba1.1, whole genome shotgun sequence genome has a window encoding:
- the LOC137387929 gene encoding uncharacterized protein: MYIADTLSRPSAASSENIGHCSAVEQYVETQVAEMLDPCRRTELFDATRRDTTSRKCLEYLAKGWQDKKKLDAELAKLYGSRDTITSYQGLILFKGRIYIPSKLRSIYLARFHESHQGIEKMRVKMRQFTWWPSMSGDIDHYVSRCNVCIRHCSIKHQPMEHAQPPEAPWLEIGCDVMEHQGNLYLAMMDYYSRWIEDPGFKLRLLVL; the protein is encoded by the coding sequence ATGTACATAGCAGACACACTGAGTCGGCCCAGCGCCGCTAGCAGCGAAAACATAGGTCACTGTTCTGCAGTGGAACAGTACGTCGAGACACAGGTTGCAGAGATGCTAGACCCGTGTAGGCGAACTGAGTTGTTTGACGCCACTCGGCGAGACACAACGTCCAGAAAATGTTTGGAATACCTTGCGAAAGGGTGGCAAGATAAAAAGAAATTGGATGCAGAGCTCGCTAAGTTGTATGGTAGTCGTGATACGATTACGTCATACCAGGGTCTAATTCTGTTTAAAGGCAGAATTTACATTCCGAGTAAGTTGAGGTCCATTTACCTGGCACGATTCCATGAAAGCCATCAGGGGATCGAAAAGATGCGAGTAAAAATGAGGCAATTCACTTGGTGGCCCTCAATGAGTGGTGATATAGACCATTATGTCTCTCGATGTAATGTCTGTATTAGACACTGTTCTATCAAACACCAGCCCATGGAGCATGCTCAGCCTCCTGAAGCTCCTTGGTTGGAGATTGGGTGTGATGTTATGGAACATCAAGGTAACTTGTACCTAGCCATGATGGATTATTACTCCAGATGGATTGAAGACCCCGGATTCAAGCTCAGACTTCTTGTCTTGTAA
- the LOC137403639 gene encoding integrator complex subunit 10-like — protein MADYHERKFVDWVKGKAAALNDENVYEAKSWLLTGASIYPNNISMKMMCYKLAKQDHNVVLCCSHLTTMLGSSSSDSHAELQEEIQLLLRAVQMDTPTSVEDKINAEIFRNLPNDVQCKVLKRLSSTCEDVIRKCSLLLLLIKTNQSYAKECGILLIESLFQAEMNESPHTIRNVYRKYFVSDVLPLMLQDNPTGTDKKILLGWLDKAFQYYVVSAFHSQKEGIMSPTGSKTPPHGSIKEARPWESLAALLLLTGQQIKVWEISAEHFLSDESLVHYLSTLKQRLSKDYSKTMKREFIYIGTYHLLKQVHAYNALKKKMKPMCLVQRVFDKISPKKGKKSTASSGHLTLAAANNIQHGESLVSTFNAACNIWALLHNDSIYAKGFMELLTRLDHAKWRSILSSFNRDRIVYHKEYKDYPIANDAATDDGYYALQKACCQFALGMHQDACHAVLSALTRDIIHSDNLCKCRETWQSSEGNVQFLFVSHPKDLFDSGIIILMSALKECLDDSANDEIIGDLCVLCQSDWLKHKDIFLNNLIPRIVAAKTFKYPCFFDYITNTEMLEEFAYLHTEQGGNINLQILAMNIPKPRTVTRGVSRFAQEDFKAAFEKQILRSSECVQGLIVRFLIERRNELLSRLS, from the exons ATGGCTGACTATCACGAGAGGAAGTTTGTAGACTGGGTTAAGGGCAAGGCAGCAGCATTAAATGATGAGAATGTATATGAAGCCAAGTCATGGCTTCTCACCGGAGCGAGCATATACCCTAACAATATATCAATGAAg ATGATGTGCTATAAGCTGGCAAAACAAGACCACAATGTTGTGCTGTGTTGCAGTCATCTGACGACAAT GCTGGGCAGCAGCAGCAGTGACTCTCATGCTGAGCTTCAAGAAGAGATTCAGTTGTTGCTGAGGGCTGTGCAGATGGACACACCAACATCTGTTGAGGATAAAATTAATGCTG AGATTTTCCGCAACCTTCCTAATGATGTTCAATGCAAAGTGCTAAAGAGGCTTTCCTCAACTTGTGAAGATGTGATAAGAAAGTGCTCATTACTGCTGTTACTCATCAAGACCAATCAGAGCTATGCTAAGGAATGTGGG ATTCTCCTAATAGAGAGCCTATTCCAGGCAGAGATGAATGAAAGCCCACATACCATTCGAAATGTCTATCGGAAATACTTTG TCAGTGATGTGCTGCCACTGATGTTACAAGACAATCCTACTGGAACTGACAAAAAGATTTTGCTGGGCTGGCTAGACAAAGCCTTTCAGTATTATGTTGTCTCTGCCTTCCACTCTCAAAAAGAAG GCATTATGTCTCCCACTGGCAGCAAGACACCTCCGCATGGCTCTATAAAGGAGGCGAGACCTTGGGAGAGTCTGGCTGCCTTGCTTCTTCTTACAGGTCAGCAAATCAAAGTCTGGGAGATCAGTGCCGAACATTTCCTGTCCGA TGAGTCTTTAGTACACTATCTTTCTACCCTCAAGCAACGGTTATCAAAGGATTATAGTAAAACCATGAAAAGAGAATTTATATACATTGGCACATATCACCTCCTCAAGCAAGTGCATGCATATAATGCTCTGAAGAAAAAGATGAAGCCCATGTGTCTTGTGCagcgagtgtttg ATAAAATATCTccaaaaaaaggaaagaaaagCACTGCTTCAAGTGGTCATCTTACGTTGGCTGCAGCTAATAATATACAACATGGAGAGAGCCTTGTTTCAACATTCAATGCAGCTTGCAACATCTGGGCTTTGCTACACAATGATAGTATTTATGCCAAAG GCTTTATGGAACTCCTGACTAGGCTTGATCACGCAAAATGGCGCTCTATTCTCTCAAGCTTCAATCGAGATCGAATCGTTTACCACAAGGAATATAAAGATTATCCAATTGCTAATGATGCTGCAACAGATGATGGCTACTATGCATTACAGAAGGCTTGCTGTCAGTTTGCACTTGGAATGCACCAG GATGCATGTCACGCCGTGCTCTCGGCCCTGACCAGGGACATCATACACTCAGATAATCTCTGCAAATGCCGTGAGACTTGGCAGTCAAGTGAAGGAAATGTGCAGTTTCTTTTTGTGTCCCACCCTAAAGATCTTTTTGACTCTGGAATTATTATTCTGATGTCTGCCTTGAAG GAATGCCTCGATGATTCAGCAAATGATGAGATTATAGGAGACCTTTGCGTTCTCTGTCAATCTGACTGGCTCAAACATAAGGATATCTTCTTAAACAATCTTATTCCTCGAATAGTTGCCGCAAAGACCTTCAAATACCCTTGCTTCTTCGACTACATCACAA ATACAGAGATGCTTGAGGAGTTTGCCTACCTACATACCGAGCAAGGCGGCAATATAAACCTGCAGATACTTGCAATGAATATTCCCAA GCCAAGAACTGTAACCAGGGGTGTAAGCAGATTTGCTCAGGAAGATTTCAAGGCAGCATTTGAGAAGCAGATATTGCGATCTAGCGAATGCGTGCAAGGATTGATTGTAAGATTTCTGATCGAAAGACGTAATGAACTTCTCTCAAGGCTttcataa